The Candidatus Methylomirabilota bacterium genomic interval GGGGCGCGACCGTTCTTCTTCAAGTCCGCGTGGCGCTTGAGGAACTTGAGGCGCTGGCGCGAACCTGTGTTTTCCAGGTCCATCTAACGCGAATGCGGACCGACGGCTTCTCGAAGACATTGAAATGCCGAGGACATTCGGCCCTGCGAACCTCCCCGGGTTTTCCTGCCAGCTCCAGGTTCGCGCTGGTCTCAATCCAGCTCACCTTAGAAGACAAGGGGACCCTCCTGGTCGAGCGTCGGCTTGGCGCCCACGTGCTCCACGCGCCCCTTCCAGTTCGAGCCGAGGAAATAGAACCGCAGGCTGTCATTCTCCGGATTCATTATTGCGATGAGTTTTTCGCGTAGTTTCGTCCATTGAGCCGGATCGACGATGCACTCAAAGACCGAAAACTGGACCCGTTGCCCCCAGTTCTGACACGTCTTCGCGATGTTCCGCAGACGCTTCCGACCTTCCGCGTCCTGGGTGTTCACATCGTAACTCACCAGTACAAACATTCAGCACCTCACCGCCTGATATAGGGCGGGTATCCGTCCAGGTCCCCACGGATGTGGCGCGCCAGCAGCAAGGCCTGGGCGTGCCACAGCAGACCCACGGCCATCTTCTCCTGGAGGAATGGATGTTCCGCCTCCTCCTGCTTCCGCTTTTGATAGGCGAGGATCACCTCCTTTCGCGTATCATCCGTCATGAGCACGGCGCCGGATTCGAGCGTCTCGAACCCCTTTGCCTTCACCTGACCGAGATTGATGAGCGATAGGGCCAGCCGGTCGGCCACTACGGCCCGGAACTCCTCCAGGATATCCAGTGCCAGTCCAGGTCTACCGGGCCGATCGCGGTGCAGGAAGCCGACAGCGGGATCCAGACCCACGCACTCCAGCGCCGCCCGGATATCGTGTAGAAGCAGGGTGTACAGGAACGAGAGCAGACAGTTGGTCGGGTCGAGTGGCGGCCGTCGATTACGCCCCTTGAAACGGAACGCCTGATCGTCCGATGTGATCAGCGCATCGAAGGCGCCGAAGTAGGCAGCGCCGGCCTCGCCCTCGATGCCCCTGACCTCGTCGAGGGTCAGTTCCTGGCGTTCGAGCCGCCGCAGACAATCGGCCAGGCGAAGAGCGGCGGCGCGAAGTCCCTCACCCCTCCCGTCATCGCCGTGGTCACGGGCGGTTCGCAGCAGGACATTCCGCGAATTGGCGAGCTTGCCGGTAAGGACATATCGCGCCATCCGTGTGCTGCTCGCGGGATCGTCGGCCCACCGGTATTGCTCGCGCCGCAGCAGCACGTTGCCCGACACCGGCCCCTGCACGCGGGCCAGGAACCGGCCATTCTCCGTCAGAAACGATACGGCCACT includes:
- the cas2 gene encoding CRISPR-associated endonuclease Cas2, whose protein sequence is MFVLVSYDVNTQDAEGRKRLRNIAKTCQNWGQRVQFSVFECIVDPAQWTKLREKLIAIMNPENDSLRFYFLGSNWKGRVEHVGAKPTLDQEGPLVF
- the cas1c gene encoding type I-C CRISPR-associated endonuclease Cas1 yields the protein MKKHLNTLFVMTQGTYLSKEGECVQVRVEGVDKAHIPIHTLGGIVCFGNVLCSPFLLGHCAEHGVAVSFLTENGRFLARVQGPVSGNVLLRREQYRWADDPASSTRMARYVLTGKLANSRNVLLRTARDHGDDGRGEGLRAAALRLADCLRRLERQELTLDEVRGIEGEAGAAYFGAFDALITSDDQAFRFKGRNRRPPLDPTNCLLSFLYTLLLHDIRAALECVGLDPAVGFLHRDRPGRPGLALDILEEFRAVVADRLALSLINLGQVKAKGFETLESGAVLMTDDTRKEVILAYQKRKQEEAEHPFLQEKMAVGLLWHAQALLLARHIRGDLDGYPPYIRR